From the genome of Alicyclobacillus sp. SO9:
AGTGAAACACTTATATGGTTTGCGACGCGAGGAATTGGCTGATTGGCTCAAGACAGAACTGAATGAGCCGTCTTACCGAGCGACACAACTGTTTGAATGGATGTATCAAAAAAGAGTAACGAAGTTTAAGGACATGACGAACTTGCCAAAGCATCTTCGCACCAAGTTGGAAGAATCCGCTGTTCTCGATACATCTGCTGAACGACTGCGCCAGACGTCGAAAGATGGTACCGTGAAGTTTCTTTTGGGCTGGTCAGATGCAGTGACTGCTGAAACGGTGCTGATGCGTCACGATTACGGGAACAGCGTATGTGTGTCGTCTCAGATTGGCTGCAAGATGGGGTGCAACTTTTGTGCTTCAACTCTTGGCGGTATGATTCGCCAGGTATCTGCAGGAGAAATGGTTGAGCAGTTGCTGCACAGTCAAAAACTGCTGGACCGGGAAGGGGGAAGAGTCTCCTCAATCGTCATGATGGGCTCTGGCGAGCCCATGGACAATCTAGACGAAGTCTTCCGGTTCATGGACATTGTGCACGATGAAAAGGGATTAAACATTGGCTTTCGGCATATCACGATTTCCACCGTCGGTATCGTTCCCGGCATAAAGCGGTTGGCTGACGACGGGCGTCCTGTTACACTTGCTGTTTCATTGCATGCAGTGACGGATGAGAAGCGGTCATCCATGATGCCAGTCAACAAAGCGTACCCTATTGCGAAACTGTTGGATGCCTGTCATTATTACGTAGAACACACAGGAAAGCGAATCAGCTTTGAGTATGCCCTGATTGGCGGAGAAAACGACAGTTTGCAAGATGCTCGCAATCTAGCGAATCTCCTTAAGGAGATTCCAAACCATATCAATCTCATTCCAGTTAACTATGTTCCGGAACGGGATTATACAAGAACTCCTGAAGAGCAAGTTGAGGCGTTCGTCAAGGAACTGCAGCGTCTCGGGATGAATGCTACGGTGCGAAGAGAAAAAGGGCACGATATCTCTGCGGCCTGCGGGCAGTTGAGAGCGGAACATGAAAAACAAGGAGTTGAAAACTAAACTGGCCAAAAGAAGCCAAACTGAACAATATACGGCCATTGTCTCACAAAGTATCGTATATTGGAAATTGGAACGTTGAACACGAAGCAGTCGGGCACACAACGGCCCGCAAAGGTAGTGGAGGTGGCTTTATGCTGTATGCGGCACAATCCCACGTGGGACTTGTTAGACAGACGAATCAAGACGTATTCGAGCTCAGTGACATCCCGGCAACACATCAATATATGATTGTCGCAGATGGTATGGGAGGCGCCTCTGCTGGTGATGTGGCAAGTCGAATGGCCGTCGACACGGTTGCAACAGGCTTGAAACAAGCCTTGCAAGACCATCGTACAGAGGACATTCCTGAGGTGTTGCGAGAAGCCGTTCTGGAGGCGAATCGAAAAGTCTGGGAGTCGTCACAAACTCATGAAGAGTACTTTGGCATGGGGACAACTATGGTCGCAGCGATGTTTGATGGCAACGAGGTCGTTTTTGCCCACGTTGGAGACAGCAGGGGATACATTTTAATGGCAGGCAGTTTGCAGCAAGTGACCAGTGACCACTCCCTTGTGGCTGAACTGGTCCGCAGAGGTCAGTTGACCCCGGACGAAGCTGTGCATCATCCTCAGCGGAACATTGTTACTCGGTCCTTGGGTACTGATAGTCAGTCCATTGTCGACATTGATGTTTTGAAGTGGAAAGAAGGAGACGTAGTCCTGTTGTGTTCAGACGGATTGACCAATTTGGTTGGAAAAGAGGAACTTGAACACACCTTGTTTCCACTGCAGATTGCAACAACGAATGTTGAGGTCGAAAACGTGGTGCAAAAGCTGCTGCAGATGGCACTCCATCGGGGTGCACCGGACAATGTCACAATTGCGATTGCAGTACATAATGGCAGCATGAGGAGTGAAGACGCATGACCCGCCGTCTGGGAAATCGTTATGAATTACAAGAGCAGATTGGCGGCGGCGGAATGGCGGTTGTGTATCGAGCTGTAGATACACTTCTGGATCGGATTGTTGCTGTAAAAATGTTGCGGCCTCAGTTTGAGGGAGACGAAGAACTGATTGAAAGGTTTCGGCAAGAAGCACAATCTGTTGCGAAGTTAGCTCATCCTAATATTGTTAACATCTACGATGTCGGTATTACGGATGGTGAATACTACATCGTGATGGAATATGTGGATGGGCCGACTCTGAAGGATTTGATTCGCGAGCGCGGTCCGCTGTCTCCCTCGGAAACCGTTAACATTACTCAGCAAATCTGTAAGGCTTTGGAGCACGCCCACAGCCATCACATTATTCATCGCGACGTGAAACCACATAACATTCTGCTGACAAAATCCAATCAAGTGAAGGTCACGGATTTTGGCATTGCTCGTGCGATTACCGGAAATACTGTGACTTATCACAACGAGAAGTCAGTCATGGGTTCGGTACACTATTTTTCACCGGAACAGGCACGGGGCGGTACAACCGATATTAAGAGCGATATTTATTCTCTCGGTGTAGTGATGTACGAAGTCCTGACAGGGCGGTTGCCCTTTTCCGGAGACTCTGCGGTAAGTGTGGCGTTAAAACACTTGCGCGATAATTTTACGGATCCGCGGCACATCAATCCTGACATTCCGCAGAGTTTGGAGAATATCGTGCTGCGTTGTTTGGTTAAAGCGCCGGAATACAGGTACCGGGACATGAATGAAGTTCTGCAGGACCTGAACGGCGCCTTGCAGAATCCTGATGTACCAAAGTTTCAACCTCCATCCAGTGTCACGGAGCAGACGATTGCTGTTCCCGCGGTTCAGGATGAACAGTATCGGCGCCAGCAGGATGGGCAACAAGAGGAAAACGCTCCGGCGAAAAAACGGTCCATCTGGAAAACTCTCATGTGGATCACGGTAGCCGTCGTCATGGTCGTGGTCGCTGTACTGGCGGCGTACTACATCTTGATGAGTCTGCTAAAAGTTCCCAACATCAATCTCCCGAATGTGGTGGGAGACAAACAATCACAAGCTGTTACTAAGCTAGTCGGGGCAGGTTTGACGAAGTCCCAAATTACAGAACAACAAGGTCATAGTTCAAAACCCAAGGGAATTGTGTATCAACAGGACCCCAGCGGGAATCAGGAGATTAAGAAAGGCCGGACTGTGACCATCTATGTAAGCACTGGGGCACAACCCATCAATATGCCAGACTTGTCGGGCATGGAACTCAGTCAGGGTGAGTCTTGGTTAACAGGACCCAATTACGGTTTTCCGAAAAAGAACATCAAGGTACAAAAGGCTCTCAGCAGCAACTTTCAACAGGGACAAATCATATCTACCAATCCTGCAGCGGGATCGAAGGTGACGACCAATCAGACAATCACCATCAAAGTCAGCAAGGGTGCACCGCAGACAACGGTTCCTGCGATTGTCGGAAAATCGATAGACAAGGCTACTCAAATGCTGAAGCAAAACGGATTGACCGAAGGCACAATTACGCAGCAGTCAAGCAGTCAACCCTCAGGAACGGTGCTTAGCATCGACCCTTATAAGGCAGGGCAGAAGGTTGACAAAAATACATCCATTGATTTGGTCGTATCAAGCGGGCCGGCACCTGGTTCCGGGAATAACAATTCAACAGGGTCGTCGAACTCAACGGGATCGTCCAATGGCGGCGGGTCTTCAAGTGGAGGCGGGACCTCAACTGGAAACTTACCTCCTGGCACCAAGCAGAAGACTGTGGATGTTACCATTCATGACAATAACAATCAAACACATCAAGTGTTGATTACGAAAACAGATGCCACAGGACAGGACCAAACGGTTGTCAGCAAAGTAATCAATAAGACGTCGTCCTTCACGGTACAGATGTATATCGCCCCGAACACCACAGGGACGATTCACGTGACGGAAGACGGAAAGGAAATCAAGACGATACCGGTGTCATACTAAACCAGGAAAATCAGGAAATATGCTTAAAGGGGGATTTGCGTGAAGGGAACAGTTGTACGAGCATTCGGCGGCTTCTTTGCTGTAGACAGCGAAGAAGGCACGGTAGAGTGCAAGGCCAGAGGTGTGTTCCGTAAGCAAAAAGTGAGCATACTGGTTGGCGATGTTGTCGAGTGGGACGCTGTTTCCAGCACAGACGGAGTTGTGACAGAGGGGCTGATCACGAAAGTGGAGCCTCGTCAGACTCATTTGATACGTCCTCCTATTGCAAACTGCAATCAGGCTGTTCTCGTGTTCTCGGCGCTCTCTCCTGATTTTCACAGCCACTTATTGGACTGCACACTGATTTCTGCAGAAGCCGAAGGGTTGCGGACGGCCATTGTCCTGTCAAAGGTGGACCTCATTTCGGATGAGCAAGCGACGAAGCTGGTAGAGCCTTACGTTCAGGCAGGGTATAAGGTTGTCTTTGTGGGTTCGCAAGACGGCACAGGTGTGGCGAAAGTTCGCGCTTTGCTGCAAGGCAAAATTTCAGTTTTTGCGGGGCCGTCCGGGGCTGGCAAGTCATCTTTGGCTAATCGAATCGCACCTGAACTGGGACTGAAAATGGGGAAGATAAGCGATAAGTCTCGTCGCGGCAAGCACACCACGACGCACGTCGAGTTGTTTCGTTTGGAGAATGAGACCTATGTGGCTGATGCCCCAGGTTTCAGTCAGATAAATGTTGAACTTCCAAGTGAAGAACTGCGCACCTACTTTCCAGAGTTCATGCTGGTTTCAAACGATTGCGAATATCGTGGTTGTCTGCACATTGATGAGGAAAACTGTGCTGTAAAGGAGGCCGTCCAATCCGGTCGGATTGCAAGCAAACGCTACGAGAGCTACCGGACACTGTATGAACACGTCAGGTTGAAGGAGGAACGAAAGTATTGACAGTGAAAATTGCTCCATCCATTCTTGCCGCAGATTTCGCCAATCTTCAAGGCGAAGTGAGGTCTGTGCTCTCGGCCGGAGCTGACTGGATTCACGTAGATGTCATGGATGGCCGCTTTGTTCCAAATATCACAATGGGCCCCAATGTCGTTTCGGCGTTGCGTAAACACTTTGACTGTTTCTTGGATGTCCATCTTATGATTGTGGAACCTGAAAAATACATTGAACAATTTGCAGCGGCCGGTGCCGACATGATTACGGTACACGCGGAGGCATGCCCCCACTTGCACAGGACGCTGCAACAAATTCACGACTCCGGTGTCCAAGCAGGTGTTGCACTGAATCCTGCAACAGATTTGGGAAGTCTGGAATATATCGCGGAAGAGATGGATATGTTGCTATTAATGACCGTGAATCCAGGCTTCGGTGGACAGTCTTACATCTCTGCTGTAACGAGGAAAATCCTCGAAGCTCGTACAACTCTCAAACGGTTAGGCAGAGGAGATGTTCCCATTGAAGTAGATGGAGGCATCAAGCGGGAGACAATTGGTGAAGCGGCAACAGCCGGGGCGTCTGTATTCGTTGCGGGATCAGCAGTTTTTGGTCAACAAGACAGAACGAGTGCAATTCAAGAATTGAAGCAACTCGGAGAACATGCCTTCGAGAATGGAGTTAACAGCTAAGCACACTCTCTCGCGCACATTTTATGCCCCCGGGAATATACATGTAGCGATGAGGACATTCGTCCAGAAAAGTCGACTCCTGTGGTACACAGGACAAGGAGGGACCGGGGATGAAATTCTACACGATAAAGCTCCCAAAGTTTCTTGGAGGAATTGTCAAAGCGTGCATCGGAATGTTCTCGAAGGACTGAGGGCTTATATCGAGGCGAGGGCTGTCCAAAAGTCATTACTGATGGCTGCAGGACAGCCCGTTTAACTTACGTGTAGGAGATTATTTGGTGTTTCATTTATTTTAGGTCGCACTTATGCGACAGTACACTGATATAGGTGTCTGCCGAGGAACTGCCGAGGAACTGCCGAGGAACTGAGGGCGGAGATGAAATAGTGATCCCTAATGACACTATCACTTCTGGCGCGGAGCCATAGTGATCATTTGTCGCACTATGGCCCATGAGGAGTCTACCCTTAGTGATCTGCATGATCACTATCACCTAGGCTAGAGTCCAATTTCATCTACTTAGTGCCTCTTCGTGACACTAAGTTTTATGTATTTGTGAGTTAGGGATCTTTCGGATCCTTAGCCTAGCTGAGTTTCGATTAATAGGGAGATTTGCGATCACTAAGGATCGCCTTGCCGCCTTGCCTTTCCGCAGTCCGCAGTCGCACCCGTTGTAGTCGTAGTCGGCGGATGTGCCCTATAGAAATGAAAAAAGCACCGACATCGGTGCTTCTTCAGTAGTGCTTTACGTTTAAAGTATGGTGACTCAATTATACCGCACGGGTAACTTTTCCCGCTTTCAAGCAACGGGTGCACACACGAACGCGTTTAACAGTTCCGTTCACGTTGGCCCGAACTGTTTGGATGTTCGGTAACCAACGGCGCTTGTTGAGGATGTGCGAGTGACTCACCTTATGGCCGGTTTGCGGACCTTTGCCGCAGATTTCGCAACGTCTCGCCATTCTTCCGCACCTCCTAAAGACCATCATGGGCCAGACTGTGCAACGCTCGTATTTTATCACAGCACAAAACATATGTGCAACTACATTTATTGAATGAAGCTAAATGCAGTTGAATGCTGCTGATTTCAATTGAAGGAAATTGAGTAAAGCAGCACAAGAAACTCTATAGTATTCGCGAGACACTGTGTGCAATGTCTGAAATATGTCTGAAACATGCCTGAACCGTGTCTGAATTATGTCAGAAAAAAATGTAGGTGATTCGTTTTATTACAGTGTAAACATAGATGATTTTATAGTCTGTGCATGATATAGTACAATTGCATTAAGTTGGAGTTTCCAGGGGGTGCCCTCATGCCAAAGACAATAGAGACACCGCTTGGGACCATTTCGATTGCAGAAGACGTGATTGCAACCGTTGCCGGTATGGCAGCGATAGATTGCTATGGTCTCGTCGGAATGGCTTCCCGAAAACAAGTGAAAGACAGCCTCAGCGAGTTACTGGGCCGGGATAATCCGGGTCGTGGAGTGGTTGTTCATGTTTCCGACGAGCGTGTAGAAGTGGATCTCTATATTATAGTCAGCTACGGAACAAATATTTACGAAGTGGCGCAAAATGTACGTGAAAAAGTAAGGTACTTTTTGAACGATTCTATCGGTATCGAGGTAACTCGGGTCAATATCTTTGTGCAGGGTGTTCGTGTCACCAGCGACATGTAGGAGGCAAAGGATGGCGTTGAAGTATCAGCTGTCAACAACTGAATTCATGGAATTAATGGCTGCGGGTCATGGACGCCTGAAGGAAAAGGTAAGCGAAGTCAACGCGCTGAATATTTTCCCTGTTCCCGATGGGGATACAGGAACAAATATGGAAATGTCCATGGCGGCCGGGGTTGAGTATCTTCATACGAGCAATGCAACTCAGCTGCGTAAGGCTGTTCAAGCTTTTTCGACGGGACTTATGATGGGAGCGCGAGGCAACTCCGGTGTCATTTTGTCACAGTTGTTCCGCGGCTTTTCTAAAGCAGGTCAAGACGCCGAAACCTTGAATGTGGCTGCTTTTGCGTCTGCTCTGCAGGAAGGCGTGCAGATTGCCTATCGGGCCGTTGCGAAACCCGTAGAAGGTACCATTTTGTCTGTCGCACGCGCCGCCGCGCAGACGGCGTTGAAAGAAGCCAGACAGACCGAGGACATAGCTGCTCTGTTTGAGGTCGTATATGAAAGCGCGCAACGGGCTCTGGAGAAGACCCCAAGTCAGTTGGAAGTTCTAAAACAAGCGGGGGTTGTCGATTCAGGTGGACAAGGGCTTGTTTTTATTTTCGAAGGCTTTCTTCGTTATCTAAAGGGCGGTCAGCTTAGTGTTGCGTCGGCGGCAGTAACCAACTCGGACGCAAACGGTGTCGGGACACTGCAACTCGACTATGCTGGTGCTCATATTAGTCACGACGGGGAATACGGCTACTGTACGGAATTTCTATTGCGAACAGAGGCTGTGTCAGCGTCAGAGGCTGAACAGAAATTGAGGAGAGACCTGTCCCGGCATGGGGATTCATTGCTGGTGGTCGGGTCTGAAGAACTGGTTCGTGCTCATGTACATACGCTTCATCCTGGTAAAGTGCTGGAAGAGGCTCTTGCCATCGGACCGCTTCTTAAGGTTAAAATTGACAACATGACTGAGCAACATAGCGAAATTAGGGCGCAGCAGGATGCCGTGCCTGCTCCCTCCTCCTCTAATGCGTCAGAGCGCAAGCCGCTGGCGGTCGTTGCGGTGGCAGCGGGGGACGGGTTGCGGGAAGCTTTCGTCAGTCTGGGAGTCGATGTAGTGCTTGAAGGCGGACAGACGATGAATCCAAGTACGGAAGACATTGTAACGACCGTGAATTCGGCCAACTGCGATGAATGTATTCTGTTACCAAACAACAAAAACATATTGTTGGCAGCTGAACAAGCCAAGAGTGTCGTGGGAGCAAAACTCCATCTTGTCAAAACGGAGACGATTCCTCAGGGAATTGCTGCAATGATGGCATTTCATCCGAATCATTCAGTTAACGATAATGTGCTGAAGATGATGTCGGCAATTCACGATGTGTTGTCGGGTCAAGTTGTGCGGGCTGTGCGAGACAGTACATTTCAGGAGAGGGAAATTCGGCAGGGACAATATCTTGGTCTGGTAGACCAGGAGTTGATGGAAGTGGGGGAATCCCGCGTTGACACTGCAGTAGCCGTCGTAAAGGAAATGAACAAGGACGGCCTCGCCGAGTTATTGACGCTGTTTTACGGAGCGGATGTTTCAATGGATGAAATTCAACAACTGCGGCTAAGGCTTGAAGCTGAGTATGACATCGAGATTGAAGCAAATTACGGAGGCCAACCCGTCTACGATTATATATTTTCCTTGGAGTAGTCGACATGTTGAATAAAAAGCCAGTCTCGCATGTTGCCGGTGTCGGAAAGGTGAAGCAGCAATTGTTGGCTCAATTGGGAGTCCACACGGTGTCAGACTTGCTTCACTACTTTCCGTTCCGATATGAAGACAGGTCCCTTAGACCGTATGAGGCCTTCGTGGACGGAGATAAAGTAGCTGCCAAAGCTGTCATTCAGGGAGCGGCTTCTGTTCGCTGGTTTCAGCGAAAGGCTATGGTGTCTGCAGAATTGCGTATAGACGGAGTTCACAGGGTCCGCGGCATCTGGTTTAATCAGCCTTATTTGAAGGGGAAACTCACTGATGGTCGAAGCTTGGTCGTATATGGTAAATACAACCAATTGCGCAGGCAGATCGTCGTGGAAAAAACCGAGTTCAGCTTTGGCAAGGCAACGGCACTGGCCGGGGACTGGATTCCGGTTTATAGAGTTGTTCGCGGTCTCACTTCGCAGCAACTGCAGGTTATTATTCAGAAAGCACTAGGTCAATATGCCAATCAGCTTGAAGAAATACTGCCGTACGAACTTACGGCCAAGTATCGGTTGATTTCTCATCAAGAAGCCGTTGTGCACATGCATCAGCCGAATTCGGAAGAGGCGAGGCGCCAAGCGCATCGCCGTTTGTCGTTCGAGGAGTTTTTTCTGTTTCAATTGCAGTTACACTGGTACCGCATGAATGGGACTTCTGGCCCAAGTGGAGTAGTACGGCCTGTGTCCGATGACGACTGGCGGCAATTTACGTCCTCCTTGCCGCACGAGCTCACGAATGCCCAAAAGAAGGCTTGTCACGATATCATGACTGACCTCCAGTCAGACAGAGCGATGGCCAGATTGATTCAGGGTGATGTCGGTTCAGGCAAGACATGGGTCGGGCTGTGGGCCGCATATGCGGTGGCCAGGTCGGGGGCACAGACGGCCTTTATGGCTCCGACAGAAATCCTTGTCGAGCAGCACTATGTAGAAACGAAAAGGCGTCTGAGTCCACTGGGACTGCAAGTAGGACTAGTGACAGGAAACACGCCTCAATCCCGGCGAAATGCTTTGGTGAAGGCGATTGAGCAGGGAGAAATCAATGTTGTTGTGGGCACACACGCGCTTCTCACAGAAGATGTTTCATTCCACAACCTAGGCTTAGTCATTACGGATGAACAGCATCGGTTTGGTGTATCACAGCGATCGGGCTTGCGTCAGAAAGGGCAGACTCCGGATGTCTTGTTCCTGTCTGCTACACCTATTCCAAGGACACTGGCCATGGCTGTGTACGGAGATTTAGATGTGTCGGTGCTAAATGAACTTCCGCGGGGAAGACAACCAATCAAGACCTACATTGTTGGGGAGAGCAGGCTTGAACGAGCACTGCGTTTTGTGCGCAAACAATTGTCGCAGGGTAGACAGGTCTATGCAGTGGCACCGTTGATTGAGGACTCTGATGAACTTCCGGATATACTCTCTGCCGCGCGTTTGTACGACGACTTGCGAGAGAGTTTTGCAGGATTTACGGTGGGCTTGCTTCATGGGCGCTTGCCGGCACGGGAGAAAGAAGGCATTATGGATGACTTCGGAAACGGGAAGATCCAAGTTCTTGTCAGTACCACAGTGATTGAAGTTGGAATTCACGTACCTAATGCGACTGTTATGATGATCTATCATGCGGAGCGGTTTGGATTGGCGCA
Proteins encoded in this window:
- the rlmN gene encoding 23S rRNA (adenine(2503)-C(2))-methyltransferase RlmN, whose product is MKHLYGLRREELADWLKTELNEPSYRATQLFEWMYQKRVTKFKDMTNLPKHLRTKLEESAVLDTSAERLRQTSKDGTVKFLLGWSDAVTAETVLMRHDYGNSVCVSSQIGCKMGCNFCASTLGGMIRQVSAGEMVEQLLHSQKLLDREGGRVSSIVMMGSGEPMDNLDEVFRFMDIVHDEKGLNIGFRHITISTVGIVPGIKRLADDGRPVTLAVSLHAVTDEKRSSMMPVNKAYPIAKLLDACHYYVEHTGKRISFEYALIGGENDSLQDARNLANLLKEIPNHINLIPVNYVPERDYTRTPEEQVEAFVKELQRLGMNATVRREKGHDISAACGQLRAEHEKQGVEN
- a CDS encoding Stp1/IreP family PP2C-type Ser/Thr phosphatase, which produces MLYAAQSHVGLVRQTNQDVFELSDIPATHQYMIVADGMGGASAGDVASRMAVDTVATGLKQALQDHRTEDIPEVLREAVLEANRKVWESSQTHEEYFGMGTTMVAAMFDGNEVVFAHVGDSRGYILMAGSLQQVTSDHSLVAELVRRGQLTPDEAVHHPQRNIVTRSLGTDSQSIVDIDVLKWKEGDVVLLCSDGLTNLVGKEELEHTLFPLQIATTNVEVENVVQKLLQMALHRGAPDNVTIAIAVHNGSMRSEDA
- the pknB gene encoding Stk1 family PASTA domain-containing Ser/Thr kinase, with the protein product MTRRLGNRYELQEQIGGGGMAVVYRAVDTLLDRIVAVKMLRPQFEGDEELIERFRQEAQSVAKLAHPNIVNIYDVGITDGEYYIVMEYVDGPTLKDLIRERGPLSPSETVNITQQICKALEHAHSHHIIHRDVKPHNILLTKSNQVKVTDFGIARAITGNTVTYHNEKSVMGSVHYFSPEQARGGTTDIKSDIYSLGVVMYEVLTGRLPFSGDSAVSVALKHLRDNFTDPRHINPDIPQSLENIVLRCLVKAPEYRYRDMNEVLQDLNGALQNPDVPKFQPPSSVTEQTIAVPAVQDEQYRRQQDGQQEENAPAKKRSIWKTLMWITVAVVMVVVAVLAAYYILMSLLKVPNINLPNVVGDKQSQAVTKLVGAGLTKSQITEQQGHSSKPKGIVYQQDPSGNQEIKKGRTVTIYVSTGAQPINMPDLSGMELSQGESWLTGPNYGFPKKNIKVQKALSSNFQQGQIISTNPAAGSKVTTNQTITIKVSKGAPQTTVPAIVGKSIDKATQMLKQNGLTEGTITQQSSSQPSGTVLSIDPYKAGQKVDKNTSIDLVVSSGPAPGSGNNNSTGSSNSTGSSNGGGSSSGGGTSTGNLPPGTKQKTVDVTIHDNNNQTHQVLITKTDATGQDQTVVSKVINKTSSFTVQMYIAPNTTGTIHVTEDGKEIKTIPVSY
- the rsgA gene encoding ribosome small subunit-dependent GTPase A, which gives rise to MKGTVVRAFGGFFAVDSEEGTVECKARGVFRKQKVSILVGDVVEWDAVSSTDGVVTEGLITKVEPRQTHLIRPPIANCNQAVLVFSALSPDFHSHLLDCTLISAEAEGLRTAIVLSKVDLISDEQATKLVEPYVQAGYKVVFVGSQDGTGVAKVRALLQGKISVFAGPSGAGKSSLANRIAPELGLKMGKISDKSRRGKHTTTHVELFRLENETYVADAPGFSQINVELPSEELRTYFPEFMLVSNDCEYRGCLHIDEENCAVKEAVQSGRIASKRYESYRTLYEHVRLKEERKY
- the rpe gene encoding ribulose-phosphate 3-epimerase, which codes for MTVKIAPSILAADFANLQGEVRSVLSAGADWIHVDVMDGRFVPNITMGPNVVSALRKHFDCFLDVHLMIVEPEKYIEQFAAAGADMITVHAEACPHLHRTLQQIHDSGVQAGVALNPATDLGSLEYIAEEMDMLLLMTVNPGFGGQSYISAVTRKILEARTTLKRLGRGDVPIEVDGGIKRETIGEAATAGASVFVAGSAVFGQQDRTSAIQELKQLGEHAFENGVNS
- the spoVM gene encoding stage V sporulation protein SpoVM, producing MKFYTIKLPKFLGGIVKACIGMFSKD
- the rpmB gene encoding 50S ribosomal protein L28; the encoded protein is MARRCEICGKGPQTGHKVSHSHILNKRRWLPNIQTVRANVNGTVKRVRVCTRCLKAGKVTRAV
- a CDS encoding Asp23/Gls24 family envelope stress response protein, with the translated sequence MPKTIETPLGTISIAEDVIATVAGMAAIDCYGLVGMASRKQVKDSLSELLGRDNPGRGVVVHVSDERVEVDLYIIVSYGTNIYEVAQNVREKVRYFLNDSIGIEVTRVNIFVQGVRVTSDM
- a CDS encoding DAK2 domain-containing protein, with the translated sequence MALKYQLSTTEFMELMAAGHGRLKEKVSEVNALNIFPVPDGDTGTNMEMSMAAGVEYLHTSNATQLRKAVQAFSTGLMMGARGNSGVILSQLFRGFSKAGQDAETLNVAAFASALQEGVQIAYRAVAKPVEGTILSVARAAAQTALKEARQTEDIAALFEVVYESAQRALEKTPSQLEVLKQAGVVDSGGQGLVFIFEGFLRYLKGGQLSVASAAVTNSDANGVGTLQLDYAGAHISHDGEYGYCTEFLLRTEAVSASEAEQKLRRDLSRHGDSLLVVGSEELVRAHVHTLHPGKVLEEALAIGPLLKVKIDNMTEQHSEIRAQQDAVPAPSSSNASERKPLAVVAVAAGDGLREAFVSLGVDVVLEGGQTMNPSTEDIVTTVNSANCDECILLPNNKNILLAAEQAKSVVGAKLHLVKTETIPQGIAAMMAFHPNHSVNDNVLKMMSAIHDVLSGQVVRAVRDSTFQEREIRQGQYLGLVDQELMEVGESRVDTAVAVVKEMNKDGLAELLTLFYGADVSMDEIQQLRLRLEAEYDIEIEANYGGQPVYDYIFSLE
- the recG gene encoding ATP-dependent DNA helicase RecG; this translates as MLNKKPVSHVAGVGKVKQQLLAQLGVHTVSDLLHYFPFRYEDRSLRPYEAFVDGDKVAAKAVIQGAASVRWFQRKAMVSAELRIDGVHRVRGIWFNQPYLKGKLTDGRSLVVYGKYNQLRRQIVVEKTEFSFGKATALAGDWIPVYRVVRGLTSQQLQVIIQKALGQYANQLEEILPYELTAKYRLISHQEAVVHMHQPNSEEARRQAHRRLSFEEFFLFQLQLHWYRMNGTSGPSGVVRPVSDDDWRQFTSSLPHELTNAQKKACHDIMTDLQSDRAMARLIQGDVGSGKTWVGLWAAYAVARSGAQTAFMAPTEILVEQHYVETKRRLSPLGLQVGLVTGNTPQSRRNALVKAIEQGEINVVVGTHALLTEDVSFHNLGLVITDEQHRFGVSQRSGLRQKGQTPDVLFLSATPIPRTLAMAVYGDLDVSVLNELPRGRQPIKTYIVGESRLERALRFVRKQLSQGRQVYAVAPLIEDSDELPDILSAARLYDDLRESFAGFTVGLLHGRLPAREKEGIMDDFGNGKIQVLVSTTVIEVGIHVPNATVMMIYHAERFGLAQLHQLRGRVGRGEFQSYCFLVSASASDVAKERLQTMEKTTDGFEIAERDLELRGPGELFGTRQSGLPEFSVGDLVRDFKVMEVAREEAERILGSSDLWLLPQYEGLRRSIFEAVSDISVKD